Sequence from the Corallococcus sp. EGB genome:
GTCGAGGACGCGGTCGTCCTGATTGACGGGCGCTGCACCGGCACGCTGATTGAGGCGAGCGCAGGCCCCGTGGTGATCACGGCGGGCCACTGCGTCGGGCTCGGTGACCGGCCGCTCGTCGTCTTCAACTTCGAAGAGAACGCGGACGGCGACCCGCTCATCACCGAGGGCACGGTCATCGAGCAGTCGCTCGAACCCGACTACGCGCTCCTTCAGCTGGACGTGCTGCCCCAGGTGACGCCGGTCCTGCTGACCACCGCGCCCACCGACCGGCTGGCCATCATCCAGCACCCGCGTGGAAAGCCCAAGGTCATCGCCGAAGGCAAGTACCTGGATGCATGCAACTCGCAGTTCTATTACGCGGACCTGGACACCCTGGTGGGGAGCTCCGGCGCGGGCGTGCTCAACCGGCAGGGACACCTGCTGGGCGTCCACACGGACGGCGACTGCGACGAGAAGGGCCACGGCGCCAACCGGGGTTGGACGACGGAAGCCATTGTCGCGGCGTCTCCGTACCTGGTGGACGCGGACATCGTCGCGCGCTGAAGCCGTACCCGAGGGAAGACGACCATGTGCAAGAGAGCGGCGGTGGTCGCCGTGGGCTGGGGTGCCTTGCTGTCCGGCTGCGGGACCGACCTGGAGGCGGGCGTGCGGGCCCTCCTCATCCCCGGCAGCCCTCCATGGCCTCCGTGAACGGCTCCATCTTCAATGCCTGTCTCCCGCCGAAGCCGACCGCTGCTGAGGGCTCTCAGTCCGCCGACGCCGCGCGCTTCGGCGTGAGCTGGGCTTCGAGCGTCCGCGCCCAGTGTGCCAGGACCTTGCGGCGTCGCGCCGTGTCGTCATGGAGCAGGTTCGCCAGCGCCAGGCCGCGCAGCAGGTCCAGCGTCGCGCGCACGGCGTCGCGGACATCCCGGTCGCGCTCATCGAGCCCCAACAGCCCGACGGTGAGCCGGTGCACCTCCCGGCCCACGTGTGTCTCCAGCGGCATCAGCATGGCCTTCAACTCCTCATCGGCCACGGCCGCGACCCAGAGGTGCGTCGCCGCGGTGAAGAGCGGGCCGGCGTAGACGTCGTGGAGCAGGTTCAACAGCGGCTCGACGCGTCGCCGGCTCTCCGGCAACCCGTTCGCGCGCCGCACCAGCTCTTCAATCTGCTGGTTGAAGACGTGCTCCACCGCGGCCGCCACCAGGGCCGCGCGCGTCGGGAAGTGGTGCTGGCAGGCGCCGCGTGACACGCCCGCTCGCTCGGCGATGGCGCCCATGGTGGCCCCCGCCCAGCCCTTCTCCACGAGCACCTCGATGGCGGCCGTCATCAGCTTCTGCCGCGTCACCCGGCTGCGCTCCTGCTCCTGCCGTGTCGTTCCGCCCGCCGTGCCGCTCATGGAGCCACACTGGAGCGACGGGAAGAAAAAAGCAATCGTGATTGCTTTCTTTGAGGGTGGGGTACAGACTCGCCGCTCCCTGGCTGAGGAGGTGCGATGGACGGGCGTTCGCTGCGCATCGGCAATGCATCCGGCTTCTACGGCGACCGCTTCTCCGCGTTCCGGGAGATGCTGGAGGGCGGTCCGCTGGATGTCCTCACCGGCGACTACCTGGCGGAGCTGACCATGCTCATCCTGGGGCGTGACCGGCTGAAGAACCCGTCGGGCGGCTATGCGCGGACGTTCCTGCGCCAACTGGAGGAGACGCTCGGCCTCGCGCTGGAGCGCAAGGTCCGCATCGTCGCGAACGCCGGAGGCCTCAACCCGGAGGGGCTCGCGAACGACCTGCGCGCGCTGGCCACGAAGCTCGGGCTGCGCGTGAACGTCGCGCACGTCGAGGGTGATGACCTGGTCGCCCGCGCGGACGAGCTCGGCTTCGGCGAGCCGCTCACGGCGAACGCGTACCTCGGGGGTTGGGGCATCGCGGCGTGCCTCGACGCGGGGGCGGACATCGTCGTCACCGGACGCGTGACGGACGCGTCGCTCGTCGTCGGTCCCGCGGCCTCCCACTTCGGCTGGAAGCGCGACGACTGGGACCGCCTCGCGGGCGCCATGGCCGCGGGTCATGTCCTCGAGTGCGGTGCCCAGGCGACCGGTGGCAACTTCGCGCGCTTCAGCGAAATCAACCTGCGCCGGCCCGGCTTCCCACTCGCGGAGGTCTTCGCGGACGGCTCCAGCATCATCACCAAGCATCCGGGCACCGGGGGCGCCGTCACCGTCGACACGGTGAAGGCCCAGCTCGTCTATGAGATTGGTGGCGCCCGGTATGCCGGCCCCGACGCGACGGCGCGCTTCGACACCATCGTGGTCGAGGACGCGGGCCCCGACCGGGTGCGCCTGTCAGGCGTGCGCGGTGAGCCGCCACCTCCGGACGTGAAGGTGTGCCTGAACCGGCTCGGCGGCTTCCGCAACGAAGCCCACTTCATGCTCGTCGGCCTGGACATCGAGCAGAAGGCCGCGCTCGTCCGGGCGCAGCTCGATGCGACGCTCAAGCCCCGGCCGGCCGAGGTCCTCTACACGCTCTCGCGCACCGACCACGAGGACGCTCCGAGCGAGGAGCAGGCCACGGCGACGCTGCGGGTCTCCGTGAAGGATGCCGACGCGAAGGCCGTTGGCCGTCCCTTCAGCGGCGCCGTGGTGGAGCTGGCCCTGTCCAGCTACCCCGGCTTCTTCCTGCCGTCGCTGCCCGGTGACGGCTCGCCCTATGGCGTCTACACCCCAGCGTACGTGGACGCGCGGAAGGTGCCGCATGTCGCGGTGCTCTGGGACGGACGGCGCATCAACGTGGCTCCCACGGAGCAGACGCAGGCGTTGGAGGCGCTCTCCGCGCCATCACTGCCCGCGCCGCTTCCGGCCGGGCCCACCCGGCGCGTGCCGCTCGGTCAGGTGGCCCTGGCTCGCAGCGGCGACAAGGGCGGGGACGCGAACATCGGCGTCTGGGTTCGCACCGATGAGGCGTGGCGC
This genomic interval carries:
- a CDS encoding serine protease; this encodes MPSRPLESFMSPRGRLLAGAFILLGLAACGKGEVPAEDSHPAICEDAAASRVRPPPEVRGLTQCGPTADFTPINSYQGEFADVAQTVEDAVVLIDGRCTGTLIEASAGPVVITAGHCVGLGDRPLVVFNFEENADGDPLITEGTVIEQSLEPDYALLQLDVLPQVTPVLLTTAPTDRLAIIQHPRGKPKVIAEGKYLDACNSQFYYADLDTLVGSSGAGVLNRQGHLLGVHTDGDCDEKGHGANRGWTTEAIVAASPYLVDADIVAR
- a CDS encoding acyclic terpene utilization AtuA family protein, whose amino-acid sequence is MDGRSLRIGNASGFYGDRFSAFREMLEGGPLDVLTGDYLAELTMLILGRDRLKNPSGGYARTFLRQLEETLGLALERKVRIVANAGGLNPEGLANDLRALATKLGLRVNVAHVEGDDLVARADELGFGEPLTANAYLGGWGIAACLDAGADIVVTGRVTDASLVVGPAASHFGWKRDDWDRLAGAMAAGHVLECGAQATGGNFARFSEINLRRPGFPLAEVFADGSSIITKHPGTGGAVTVDTVKAQLVYEIGGARYAGPDATARFDTIVVEDAGPDRVRLSGVRGEPPPPDVKVCLNRLGGFRNEAHFMLVGLDIEQKAALVRAQLDATLKPRPAEVLYTLSRTDHEDAPSEEQATATLRVSVKDADAKAVGRPFSGAVVELALSSYPGFFLPSLPGDGSPYGVYTPAYVDARKVPHVAVLWDGRRINVAPTEQTQALEALSAPSLPAPLPAGPTRRVPLGQVALARSGDKGGDANIGVWVRTDEAWRWLVHALTEEQLRTLLPETRELKIQRHVLPNLRALNFVVEGLLGEGVSSSTRFDPQAKALGEWLRSRHVDVPASLL
- a CDS encoding TetR/AcrR family transcriptional regulator, coding for MSGTAGGTTRQEQERSRVTRQKLMTAAIEVLVEKGWAGATMGAIAERAGVSRGACQHHFPTRAALVAAAVEHVFNQQIEELVRRANGLPESRRRVEPLLNLLHDVYAGPLFTAATHLWVAAVADEELKAMLMPLETHVGREVHRLTVGLLGLDERDRDVRDAVRATLDLLRGLALANLLHDDTARRRKVLAHWARTLEAQLTPKRAASAD